One Branchiostoma floridae strain S238N-H82 chromosome 1, Bfl_VNyyK, whole genome shotgun sequence genomic region harbors:
- the LOC118428226 gene encoding Fanconi anemia group M protein-like isoform X1 → MSGRPRQQTLFQSWGKQAQQSRTDLKLNHASTSTSGAGVIDSEVIDLVDDMEDDELLAAAMDGYVETSDPSSYVPTSTDCTPLEDLPGFDISAGKLWIYPTNYPVREYQYNIVHQALFKNTLVTLPTGLGKTFIAAVVMYNFYRWYPMGKVIFMAPTKPLVAQQIEACFNIMGIPQNDTAEMTGSMPPSERKRAWQEKRVFFLTPQVMVNDLSRGACPAEDVKCLVVDEAHKALGNHAFCQVVQELVKFTLQFRVLALSATPGGDLKGVQQVLSNLLITHVELRSEDSADIQPYTHERKVEKIVVPLGDQLKQLQDRYLAVVGVFVARLVRNKAMYCRDPAKVTKFQLLKSRDLFRANPPPEAQNRVLQGCVEGDFATCISLYHGYELLLQHGMKSFYSFLANIMEDEKGSKKKRELAQNPDFMLMMGELKEMFNPSDGSGSVGGYALSSGQGVCTSPKTFTQRKGPSSQKPVVVSHPKLAKLEEVVQQHFQQFDNEAAGSSTQAATKPAATRVMIFAQYRDSVQEIADILNHHRPLVRVMTFIGQASTGKVKKGFTQKEQLAVMKKFREGGYNVLVSTCVGEEGLDIGDVDLIVCFDAHKSPIRLVQRMGRTGRKRQGRIVMLVTEGKEERIYNQSQYSKKSIHKALQGSTRSLNFYMNNPRMVPRGVNPAVHKMHITVGSYHCTAKGKDRRGSVKGSKAITSFTKAQPKGRVEKDDGFLTAQELAVWNERYKLSAEEEKAVPILQPARFVHLKDTGTRDQPRRPSLSLTEWSIWQNRLQPTHLIGHSQRCKHFVELMEFIDLQKDAEDEDSYGMEMKAFLNKDDIITTGGTSRSDIRTFITDPKPTTERQGDVEKNYSVGKRRSKTFEGNETRPIDSDDDLPVITLNPNTVSSPNVDTGDRNGKGSKVGRAKDKKKSPRGPNSLPKQKRKPLVVELDHDSDFESQEGKESTSAKGSSIVDRSLQREAEVVQENKDKTLEATCQSKRDDDVEDEGYMPFDGDDCAIQEDTMTVTDATDVEDDEEDKWEAIFPTFLHKNKSNIAMPVKESTRENGRYRVPTPPSLDSFEWLERLEEEMGSSMEDSQDNSLKQPFPCKKSLIFEAVSNYVSDENNPMCTEHKTENSDLQEEREKEQDNSVSQSKQILKQHSIEGSRHVENAIRPGDISRSKQNRERSHVTKTNDSLVLPSKMQEETKIVDETDIEGSDSDSLFGNGSDDMFAEMEIEEETAECPEEEEQQTRTVDDQVQNTKTAVEVGNQDISNHSVSPVFDTRHPLPTNCSPPSLFSDYEESFHTEVSSKPTKNQDHNSDKPPTVPMVCAKMPPSLQQVVADDSLLGVDVDVGMTHTDGEQIPLEEEGPIAVNFDLGGDSLLEPQFDLQFSDEDMFADSSPSGQVTETTRDLIGFEKETLSEGFPLPIKTNSGPKHVEEEDAFNSIPNTPPFQRYQQGAKTATCNHQANDTFPANNNDEADGVGHEELFSECDIVASTPVHGPGRTSTRVSLRSKRNATPDNLCTDDSSSPKEPTIPKRHNSESLKGINRNTVVPAPSRGLNKKQLETCNDEPTSVGKSKPGASAATWSCSTCTFLNHALLSACEMCDSPKLGSNSPDPHKATVVSSDSDEDDVVVKRKRSRAQVLNSPETSTVERKAPVSSDSDEDAAVVKRKRSRAQVLNSPETSTVERKASLSSDSDEDAAVVKRKRSRAQMLRSPDLSAVEDPTDTFLAKGIGKGLRNKVLDTTAEDSDSDFDLPAQSVHKYNQQVSRQDNRQKKDVGRRKSKSHRSRHVARGFLEEEAELSDEEAEFVSSDENEEGDDSFLEGFVSYSSQCTQATSEEEMRAVYLQSVRSPALHAGRGYKLVKKPWDPDIFSQVPAPDIDDYEQDSFCVGDDEDISAAECTMVEPVRECTSPDLGGVRTRRQKRAAVLEDTPERKQQGQPKGKRKRIVMADTSSDDDSPGPTKHQAKILTTPPRFDNKTEEQPFKTPVGRPPARRSLIGQASGRRNMSLGISNEIEDHDDDDFDTSRYNRKLCNEDPVDRCQTNSLSRRNTTSVQGEIVSTQRLDMSLAERLRLKQTMVGKSSNFDGKQNTSASASVPVDRRKDFGGKLPQRFEQSLTKQVESGKGVEPTSTITDDMSTRRPEPSPRMMNTTITTPRSALSRKLEKLVVLVDSREIASSQQVVSSLRFHHDINAVVCQLGSCDYILSNRMGVERKTLSDFGNSTNREKLVQRVQELCELFDKPCLIVEKDRVKPGMEPKKARTPTKYHSTVLAALAHTPVTVLFTDTQEQTASLLADLAKLEQRKGNSVNGSPEVEAEGEQVFRMYLSMPGVHYATALNLYYNCGGLAELMKCTAMQLQMKGKMSLQKASSLHQFLRHNFNPQMLVDK, encoded by the exons ATGAGTGGCAGACCCCGGCAGCAGACCCTTTTCCAAAGCTGGGGGAAGCAGGCCCAACAGTCACGGACTGACCTCAAGCTCAACCATGCTTCAACTTCTACCAGTGGTGCAGGGGTCATTGATTccgaggtcattgacctcgtGGATGATATGGAGGATGATGAGCTCCTCGCTGCAGCGATGGACGGTTACGTCGAGACAAGCGATCCTTCTTCATACGTTCCAACATCTACTGACTGTACACCTTTAGAAGACCTCCCTGGCTTTGACATCTCAGCTGGAAAATTATGGATCTATCCTACCAACTACCCTGTCAGAGAGTACCAGTATAACATTGTTCATCAAGCCCTGTTTAAGAACACTTTGGTAACCCTGCCAACGGGACTTGGGAAGACATTCATCGCGGCTGTAGTAATGTACAACTTCTACAGGTGGTACCCAATGGGGAAGGTCATTTTCATGGCACCCACCAAGCCTCTGGTGGCCCAACAGATAGAGGCGTGTTTCAACATTATGGGAATCCCACAGAACGACACTGCTGAAATGACAG GATCCATGCCTCCATCAGAGAGGAAAAGGGCATGGCAGGAGAAGCGTGTGTTCTTTCTGACCCCACAGGTCATGGTGAATGACCTGAGCCGAGGAGCGTGCCCGGCAGAGGATGTGAAATGCCTGGTGGTCGATGAGGCTCACAAGGCCCTGGGAAACCATGCCTTTTGTCAG GTTGTACAAGAGCTAGTCAAATTCACCCTGCAGTTTAGAGTTTTGGCTCTCAGTGCAACACCTGGAGGAGACCTCAAG GGAGTCCAGCAGGTTCTTTCTAACCTGTTAATCACCCATGTGGAGCTGAGATCAGAAGACTCTGCAGACATCCAGCCCTACACACACGAGAGAAAGGTGGAGAAGATCGTGGTGCCACTCGGGGATCAACTCAAACAGTTACAGGACAGATATCTGGCa GTTGTGGGAGTTTTTGTAGCAAGGCTGGTGAGGAACAAGGCCATGTACTGCCGGGATCCAGCCAAGGTCACCAAGTTCCAGCTGCTCAAGTCACGTGACCTCTTCAGGGCAAATCCTCCACCTGAAGCACAG AACCGCGTACTACAGGGTTGCGTGGAGGGAGACTTTGCCACGTGCATCAGCCTGTACCACGGTTACGAGCTCCTACTCCAACATGGGATGAAGTCCTTCTACTCGTTCCTCGCAAATATCATGGAGGACGAGAAGGGATCCAAGAAGAAAAGAGAGCTGGCTCAGAACCCAGACTTCATGTTAATGATGGGGGAACTGAAGGAGATGTTCAACCCCAGTGATGGTAGTGGTTCGGTGGGAGGATATGCACTATCTAGTGGTCAGG GTGTCTGCACCTCTCCAAAAACATTCACCCAGAGGAAGGGGCCCAGTTCCCAGAAGCCTGTGGTTGTCAGTCATCCCAAACTGGCCAAGCTGGAGGAGGTGGTGCAACAGCACTTCCAACAGTTTGATAATG AAGCAGCAGGCAGTAGTACCCAGGCGGCGACAAAACCAGCTGCCACCCGCGTCATGATCTTCGCCCAGTACCGTGACAGCGTGCAGGAGATCGCTGACATTCTCAATCATCACAGACCTCTCGTCAGAGTCATGACCTTCATCGGACAGGCCTCCACTGGCAAGGTCAAGAAGGGGTTCACACAGAAGGAACAGCTGGCT GTGATGAAGAAGTTCCGTGAGGGTGGTTACAACGTGCTGGTGTCCACGTGTGTGGGTGAGGAGGGGCTGGATATCGGAGACGTGGACCTGATCGTGTGTTTTGATGCACACAAGAGTCCGATCCGACTGGTGCAGAGGATGGGTCGTACAGGCAGGAAGAGACAGGGCAGGATTGTCATGCTTGTTACTGAAGGGAAGGAGGAAAGG ATCTACAACCAGAGCCAGTACAGTAAGAAGAGCATCCACAAGGCCTTACAGGGTAGTACCAGGTCTCTGAACTTCTACATGAACAACCCCAGAATGGTCCCTAGAGGGGTCAACCCTGCTGTGCACAAGATGCACATCACTGTGGGGAGCTATCACTGTACAGCAAAGGGGAAGGACAGGAGGGGGTCTGTCAAGGGAAGCAAGGCCATCACTTCTTTCACAAAAGCACAACCAAAag GTAGAGTTGAAAAGGATGATGGGTTCCTGACAGCACAGGAGCTAGCTGTTTGGAACGAGAGGTACAAGCTGTCAGCCGAGGAGGAGAAAGCTGTCCCCATCCTACAACCTGCTCGTTTTGTGCACTTAAAGGATACAGGAACAAGG GACCAGCCCAGAAGACCAAGCCTGTCTCTAACTGAGTGGTCCATCTGGCAGAACAGGCTACAGCCCACTCACCTGATTGGACATTCACAACG GTGCAAGCACTTTGTAGAGCTGATGGAGTTCATTGACCTCCAAAAGGATGCTGAGGATGAAGACAGCTATGGCATGGAGATGAAGGCGTTCCTAAACAAAGATGACATCATCACTACAGGCGGTACCTCACGCAGCGACATCAGGACATTTATTACAGATCCAAAACCTACAACAGAAAGACAGGGAGATGTGGAAAAGAACTATTCAGTTGGGAAGAGGAGAAGTAAGACATTTGAAGGAAATGAAACTCGGCCCATAGATTCTGATGATGACTTGCCCGTCATAACACTCAACCCAAACACTGTAAGCAGCCCAAATGTAGACACTGGTGACAGGAATGGCAAAGGTAGCAAAGTTGGGAGGGCAAAAGATAAGAAGAAGTCGCCAAGAGGTCCTAATAGTCTGCCAAAACAGAAGAGAAAACCATTGGTAGTAGAACTTGATCACGACTCAGACTTTGAATCGCAGGAAGGCAAGGAAAGTACCTCTGCCAAAGGTAGCTCAATTGTGGATAGGAGTTTGCAGAGAGAAGCAGAAGTTGTTCAGGAAAACAAAGATAAAACTTTAGAAGCTACATGTCAAAGCAAAAGAGATGATGACGTAGAGGATGAAGGCTATATGCCATTTGATGGTGATGATTGTGCAATACAAGAAGATACCATGACTGTCACAGATGCAACTGATGTGGAAGATGATGAGGAAGATAAATGGGAAGCAATTTTCCCAACATTTCTACATAAAAATAAGAGTAACATTGCAATGCCTGTAAAAGAATCAACAAGAGAAAATGGAAGGTATAGAGTACCAACCCCACCATCCCTTGACTCCTTTGAATGGTTGGAGAGACTGGAGGAAGAAATGGGTTCTTCCATGGAAGACAGTCAAGACAATTCCCTCAAACAACCGTTTCCTTGCAAAAAGTCACTGATCTTTGAAGCTGTCAGTAATTATGTTTCTGATGAAAACAATCCTATGTGTACAGAACACaagacagaaaattcagatttgcaagaagaaagagaaaaagaacaaGACAATAGTGTTTCACAAAGTAAACAGATTCTAAAACAACATTCAATAGAGGGATCAAGACATGTAGAAAATGCAATTAGACCAGGTGATATTTCTagatcaaaacaaaacagagaGCGTTCTCATGTGACCAAGACCAACGACTCGTTGGTTCTGCCAAGCAAAATGCAGGAAGAAACAAAGATAGTAGATGAGACAGACATAGAAGGAAGTGACAGTGACTCTCTGTTTGGAAATGGAAGTGATGACATGTTTGCAGAGATGGAAATTGAGGAAGAGACAGCAGAATGTCCTGAAGAGGAAGAACAACAAACCAGAACTGTAGATGATCAAGTACAGAACACAAAAACAGCAGTAGAAGTAGGCAACCAAGATATATCAAATCATAGTGTCTCTCCTGTGTTCGACACCCGCCATCCTTTACCTACCAACTGTAGTCCACCATCTTTGTTTTCAGACTATGAGGAGTCTTTCCACACCGAGGTATCTTCTAAAccaaccaaaaatcaagaccacaacAGTGACAAGCCACCAACAGTTCCCATGGTTTGTGCCAAAATGCCTCCATCTCTACAACAGGTTGTAGCTGATGATAGTCTATTGGGAGTAGATGTAGATGTTGGGATGACACATACTGATGGAGAACAGATTCCACTAGAGGAGGAAGGTCCAATTGCCGTGAACTTTGACCTGGGCGGGGACAGTCTTTTGGAACCCCAGTTTGACCTGCAGTTCAGCGATGAGGACATGTTTGCGGATTCTAGCCCCTCCGGTCAAGTCACAGAAACAACCAGGGATTTGAtcggttttgaaaaagaaaCTTTGTCAGAAGGCTTTCCTCTTCCAATAAAGACTAACAGTGGTCCTAAGCATGTTGAAGAAGAGGATGCTTTTAATTCTATACCCAACACTCCTCCATTTCAAAGATACCAGCAGGGTGCCAAGACAGCAACATGCAACCATCAAGCAAATGACACTTTTCCTGCAAACAATAATGATGAAGCAGATGGAGTTGGACATGAAGAACTTTTCTCTGAGTGTGATATAGTAGCCAGTACCCCTGTTCATGGCCCTGGAAGGACGAGTACAAGGGTATCACTGAGGAGCAAGAGAAATGCTACTCCAGACAACTTGTGTACTGACGACAGTAGTTCTCCAAAGGAACCTACAATACCAAAGAGACATAATTCTGAAAGTTTGAAGGGAATCAATAGAAACACTGTTGTACCAGCTCCAAGTAGAGGATTAAACAAGAAGCAGTTAGAAACATGCAATGATGAACCCACTTCTGTTGGCAAAAGCAAACCAG GTGCATCTGCTGCCACCTGGAGCTGTTCCACCTGCACCTTCCTGAACCATGCCCTGTTGTCTGCGTGTGAAATGTGTGACTCTCCCAAACTAGG TTCGAATTCCCCAGATCCTCACAAGGCTACTGTTGTATCCAGTGACAGTGATGAAGATGATGTAGTGGTGAAGAGGAAACGGTCCAGAGCACAGGTGCTCAACTCACCTGAGACATCAACTGTGGAACGGAAGGCTCCTGTGTCCAGTGACAGTGATGAGGATGCAGCTGTAGTGAAGAGGAAACGGTCCAGAGCACAGGTGCTCAACTCACCTGAGACATCAACTGTGGAACGGAAGGCTTCTCTGTCTAGTGACAGTGATGAGGATGCAGCTGTAGTGAAGAGGAAACGGTCCAGAGCACAGATGCTCAGATCCCCTGATTTATCAGCTGTGGAAGACCCCACGGATACATTCTTAGCAAAAGGAATTGGTAAAGGACTTAGAAACAAG GTGCTGGACACCACAGCAGAAGACTCTGACAGTGACTTTGACCTTCCAGCACAGTCAGTGCACAAATACAACCAACAGGTCTCAAGGCAAGACAACAGACAAAAGAAGGATGTAGGCAGGAGAAAGTCTAAG AGTCACAGATCTAGACATGTTGCCAGAGGCTTCCTGGAGGAGGAGGCAGAGCTAAGTGATGAGGAGGCAGAGTTTGTGTCATCAGATGAAAATGAGGAGGGAGATGACTCGTTCTTAGAGGGTTTTGTCAGCTACTCCTCTCAGTGCACACAGGCTACCTCTGAAGAAG AGATGAGAGCAGTCTACCTGCAGTCAGTGCGGAGTCCAGCCCTGCATGCTGGGAGGGGATACAAACTGGTCAAGAAACCATGGGACCCAGATATCTTCTCTCAG GTCCCTGCCCCAGATATAGATGACTATGAACAGGACAGTTTCTGTGTGGGGGATGATGAGGACATCTCAGCAGCAGAGTGCACCATGGTGGAACCTGTGAGGGAGTGTACATCACCTGACCTGGGCGGGGTTAGAACCAG GAGACAGAAAAGAGCAGCTGTACTAGAGGACACTCCGGAGAGAAAACAGCAAGGACAGCCAAAGGGCAAGAGGAAAAGGATTGTGATGGCGGACACTTCTAGTGATGACGACAGTCCTGGTCCAACTAAACACCAAGCTAAGATCCTCACAACTCCTCCAAGGTTTGACAACAAAACTGAAGAACAACCCTTCAAGACTCCTGTTGGAAGGCCTCCTGCAAGGAGATCTCTGATTGGACAAGCCAGTGGAAGGAGAAATATGTCTTTGGGGATATCCAATGAGATAGaagatcatgatgatgatgactttgacACCAGTAGATACAACAGGAAACTGTGCAATGAGGATCCAGTAGATAGGTGCCAGACTAATTCATTATCTAGGAGAAACACAACAAGTGTACAGGGGGAAATTGTGTCAACACAGAGACTTGATATGAGCTTGGCAGAAAGGCTGAGATTGAAACAGACTATGGTAGGGAAAAGTAGTAACTTTGATGGTAAACAAAATACATCTGCATCAGCTAGTGTGCCTGTGGACAGAAGAAAAGACTTTGGTGGGAAATTACCTCAGAGATTTGAGCAATCACTGACCAAGCAAGTGGAATCAGGGAAAGGAGTAGAACCTACCAGTACCATCACAGATGACATGAGTACAAGGAGACCTGAACCTAGTCCAAGAATGATGAATACTACAATCACCACACCAAGG TCTGCATTGTCACGGAAACTGGAAAAACTGGTGGTGCTGGTGGACTCTAGGGAGATAGCCTCATCACAGCAG GTAGTGTCCTCCCTGCGGTTCCACCATGACATCAATGCTGTGGTGTGTCAGCTGGGCAGCTGTGACTACATCCTCAGTAACAGGATGGGCGTTGAGAGGAAGACTCTCTCAG ATTTCGGTAACAGCACCAATAGAGAGAAGTTGGTCCAGAGGGTGCAGGAGTTGTGTGAACTGTTCGACAAGCCCTGCCTCATCGTGGAGAAGGACAGGGTTAAGCCTGGTATGGAGCCCAAGAAAGCCAG GACACCAACCAAGTACCACAGCACTGTGCTGGCAGCCCTGGCTCACACCCCTGTCACTGTGCTCTTTACTGACACCCAAG AACAAACAGCTTCCTTACTAGCTGACTTGGCCAAACTAGAGCAGAGGAAAGGTAACTCTGTAAATGGAAGTCCTGAGGTGGAAGCAGAAGGGGAACAG GTGTTTCGGATGTACCTGTCCATGCCAGGTGTGCACTATGCCACAGCCCTTAATTTGTATTACAACTGTGGTGGACTGGCAGAGCTCATGAAATG CACAGCCATGCAGTTACAGATGAAGGGAAAGATGTCTCTTCAGAAGGCATCTTCTCTACACCAATTTCTCAGGCACAACTTCAACCCTCAGATGTTAGTAGACAAATAA